From a single Micromonospora sp. WMMD1102 genomic region:
- a CDS encoding LppX_LprAFG lipoprotein, which yields MSRWKNAAVLTVSALSALALTACGSDAGAPGESSKQPSVLEQLASDLKGSLQKVVDKTDSTDSVTMTMEGTAGGEKIKMKGALDLRDPVKAEMTMEGPTDAPTTIRMIGAVVYVEVPEADRADMDGKRWFKMDLGAAGAQAGMDFTKQLEDVDPTKQVKTLLATEGTTVVGEETVNGVATVHYTVTSPVATYLGQVDADTRKAVEQELTKNGVKEVKIDLWVDEQYLPRRAHMVMGTMSDMKIDYTDYGKPVNIETPAASETADFAEMLKGLQGL from the coding sequence TTGTCACGTTGGAAGAACGCCGCGGTCCTGACGGTCTCCGCACTCTCGGCCCTGGCGTTGACCGCCTGTGGCTCGGACGCGGGCGCACCGGGCGAGTCGTCGAAGCAGCCGAGCGTCCTGGAGCAGCTCGCCAGTGACCTCAAGGGTTCGCTGCAGAAGGTCGTCGACAAGACCGACTCGACCGATTCCGTGACCATGACCATGGAGGGCACGGCGGGCGGTGAGAAGATCAAGATGAAGGGCGCCCTGGACCTGCGCGACCCGGTCAAGGCGGAGATGACGATGGAGGGTCCCACCGACGCTCCGACGACGATCCGGATGATCGGTGCCGTCGTCTACGTCGAGGTGCCCGAGGCGGACCGCGCGGACATGGACGGGAAGCGCTGGTTCAAGATGGACCTGGGCGCCGCCGGCGCACAGGCGGGGATGGACTTCACCAAGCAGCTCGAGGACGTCGACCCCACCAAGCAGGTCAAGACCCTGCTGGCGACCGAGGGGACCACCGTCGTCGGCGAGGAGACCGTGAACGGGGTGGCCACGGTCCACTACACCGTCACCTCCCCGGTGGCGACCTATCTCGGGCAGGTCGACGCCGACACCCGCAAGGCGGTCGAGCAGGAGCTGACCAAGAACGGCGTCAAGGAGGTCAAGATCGACCTCTGGGTGGACGAGCAGTACCTGCCGCGTCGGGCGCACATGGTGATGGGCACGATGAGCGACATGAAGATCGACTACACCGACTACGGCAAGCCGGTGAACATCGAGACTCCGGCCGCGTCGGAGACCGCCGACTTCGCCGAGATGCTCAAGGGTCTACAGGGCCTGTAG
- a CDS encoding SAV_6107 family HEPN domain-containing protein, which yields MPTSQAQQPTVPSHVLPHRTPAQLLTIARRGLAEAAETRPDGLRYAAAHLAALRAAAALLAARARPAPTRRNRVTSVWALLVVVAPDLGEWANYFATGATKRAAAEAGIPRVVSAREADDLLRAAEQFVAVVEVALGVAHQPALDGMAA from the coding sequence ATGCCGACCAGTCAGGCTCAGCAGCCGACGGTGCCGTCGCACGTGCTGCCGCACCGCACCCCTGCCCAACTACTCACGATCGCCCGGAGAGGGCTGGCGGAGGCCGCCGAGACCCGCCCCGACGGCCTGCGGTACGCCGCCGCGCACCTGGCCGCGCTGCGGGCCGCCGCGGCCCTGCTCGCCGCCCGGGCCCGTCCCGCACCCACCCGCCGGAACCGGGTCACGAGTGTCTGGGCACTGCTGGTGGTCGTCGCCCCGGACCTGGGGGAGTGGGCCAACTACTTCGCCACCGGAGCCACCAAGCGGGCCGCCGCCGAGGCGGGCATCCCCCGGGTGGTAAGCGCCCGGGAGGCCGACGACCTGCTCCGCGCCGCCGAACAGTTCGTCGCGGTGGTCGAGGTGGCGCTCGGCGTGGCACACCAGCCGGCGCTCGACGGCATGGCCGCCTGA